From the Gordonia bronchialis DSM 43247 genome, one window contains:
- the uraD gene encoding 2-oxo-4-hydroxy-4-carboxy-5-ureidoimidazoline decarboxylase has translation MTTEAVPAATPRNKRVHPVDQVPPVGKMVALGAQHVVAFYAGAVLVPLLIARAINLDDEALTMLITADLFTCGIASLLQAVGFWKIGVRLPLLQGITFATLAPVIKIANDNAGTGEHAARVGLQTVYGAVIAAGVFTFLIAPFFAKLIRFLPAVVTGTLITIIGICLLPIGAGDAISDPATHDHDPANPRWNLYALGTILLIVLMQRFFRGFMATIAVLMGLAVGTFVAWLLGDANFSSVGEASWVGFTPPFAFGWPRFDLVAIVSLIVVLLVVIVESTGSVFATGEIVGKRIKKSDIAATVRADGLATVIGGSFNSFPYTAFSENVGLVRLTGVKSRWVVACAGVIMIILGVLPKLAKIVESIPAPVLGGAALIMFATVAIVGIQTLTTVDFTDHRNLIISATSLAIALYVEHSQSSPPSTVIAKDGTMVDVPALPGVDQAMPNIFLQIPFSTGITMGAISAILLNLLFFHIAKRGPAVAGGGSITLDEVNTMTKEQFRDTFGGVVQHVDWVLDRAFEQRPFEDVHDLRSAFQEAMLTGSDAQHLELIRAFPDLGAEDAETGELIAVDHKGLSHLEETEHENVVNLASAYREHFGFPLVICARETERYDRVLRHGWSRMDNAETSEKSFALIEIAKIANYRFDDLVADANPITSARFSRQPELS, from the coding sequence ATGACGACCGAAGCCGTCCCGGCAGCCACCCCGAGGAACAAGCGCGTCCACCCCGTCGACCAGGTTCCCCCGGTCGGCAAGATGGTCGCGCTCGGTGCCCAGCACGTCGTCGCGTTCTACGCGGGCGCGGTCCTGGTGCCGTTGCTGATCGCCCGCGCGATCAACCTCGACGACGAAGCGCTGACGATGCTCATCACCGCAGACCTCTTCACGTGCGGCATCGCGTCGCTGCTCCAGGCGGTCGGATTCTGGAAGATCGGCGTGCGTCTGCCGCTCCTGCAGGGCATCACCTTCGCCACCCTCGCGCCGGTGATCAAGATCGCCAACGACAACGCGGGCACCGGCGAACACGCGGCCCGTGTCGGCCTGCAGACCGTGTACGGCGCGGTCATCGCCGCGGGCGTCTTCACGTTCCTCATCGCGCCGTTCTTCGCCAAACTCATCCGGTTCCTGCCGGCCGTGGTGACCGGCACCCTGATCACCATCATCGGCATCTGTCTGCTGCCGATCGGTGCCGGCGACGCGATCAGTGACCCGGCGACCCACGACCACGACCCCGCCAACCCCCGGTGGAACCTCTATGCCCTCGGCACGATCCTGCTGATCGTGTTGATGCAGCGCTTCTTCCGCGGGTTCATGGCGACCATCGCGGTGCTGATGGGACTCGCGGTCGGGACCTTCGTCGCCTGGCTGCTCGGCGACGCGAATTTCAGCAGCGTCGGCGAGGCGAGTTGGGTGGGTTTCACCCCTCCGTTCGCCTTCGGCTGGCCGCGCTTCGACCTGGTGGCGATCGTCTCGCTGATCGTGGTGTTGCTCGTCGTGATCGTCGAATCGACCGGTTCGGTCTTCGCGACCGGTGAGATCGTCGGCAAACGCATCAAGAAGAGCGACATCGCCGCCACCGTCCGCGCGGACGGGTTGGCGACGGTGATCGGCGGCTCGTTCAACTCCTTCCCGTACACCGCGTTCTCCGAGAACGTGGGTCTGGTTCGGCTGACCGGGGTCAAGAGCCGCTGGGTGGTCGCCTGCGCCGGTGTCATCATGATCATCCTCGGCGTACTGCCCAAGCTGGCCAAGATCGTCGAATCGATCCCGGCACCGGTGCTCGGCGGCGCCGCGCTGATCATGTTCGCCACCGTCGCGATCGTCGGCATCCAGACGCTGACCACCGTCGACTTCACCGACCACCGCAACCTCATCATCTCTGCCACCTCCCTGGCGATCGCGCTCTACGTCGAGCACTCGCAGTCGTCACCACCGAGCACGGTGATCGCCAAGGACGGCACCATGGTGGACGTTCCGGCCCTGCCCGGCGTCGATCAGGCGATGCCCAACATCTTCTTGCAGATACCCTTCTCGACCGGCATCACGATGGGTGCGATCTCGGCGATCCTGTTGAACCTTCTGTTCTTCCACATCGCCAAGCGCGGACCCGCGGTTGCCGGCGGTGGGTCGATCACCCTCGACGAGGTCAACACGATGACCAAGGAACAGTTCCGCGACACCTTCGGCGGCGTCGTCCAGCACGTCGACTGGGTCCTCGACCGCGCCTTCGAGCAGCGGCCCTTCGAAGACGTGCACGACCTGCGCAGCGCCTTCCAGGAGGCCATGCTCACCGGCAGCGACGCGCAGCACCTCGAACTGATCCGCGCCTTCCCCGATCTCGGTGCCGAGGACGCCGAGACCGGCGAACTGATCGCCGTCGACCACAAGGGACTGTCCCATCTCGAGGAGACCGAGCACGAGAACGTCGTCAACCTCGCCTCGGCCTACCGCGAGCACTTCGGGTTCCCGCTGGTGATCTGCGCCCGCGAGACCGAACGCTACGACCGCGTCCTGCGGCACGGCTGGTCGCGGATGGACAACGCGGAGACGTCCGAGAAGTCGTTCGCGCTCATCGAGATCGCGAAGATCGCCAACTACCGCTTCGACGACCTCGTGGCCGACGCCAACCCCATCACCTCCGCGCGTTTCAGTCGTCAGCCCGAACTCTCCTAG
- the uraD gene encoding 2-oxo-4-hydroxy-4-carboxy-5-ureidoimidazoline decarboxylase codes for MRRVDWRGIDSFNGLTERQAISALYECCSSSIWALRVARARPFPDEEALLEYADLILAELTDADLDEALAGHPRIGERPDNPSSKREQSGVAGADPAVLARLRELNEAYDEKFGHVYLVFANGRPADELLAILEQRLRNDPATERRVLRMELAKINRSRLQRMLAPAGRFAGEVADV; via the coding sequence ATGCGACGAGTCGATTGGCGCGGTATCGACAGTTTCAACGGACTGACGGAGAGACAGGCGATCAGCGCGCTCTACGAATGCTGCAGTTCATCGATCTGGGCGCTGCGGGTGGCCCGGGCCAGACCGTTTCCCGACGAGGAGGCGCTGCTGGAGTACGCGGACCTGATCCTGGCCGAACTCACCGACGCCGACCTCGACGAGGCGTTGGCCGGCCATCCCCGCATCGGTGAACGACCCGACAACCCGTCGTCGAAGCGGGAGCAGTCGGGTGTGGCGGGGGCCGATCCGGCGGTACTGGCGCGGCTGCGCGAACTCAACGAGGCCTACGACGAGAAGTTCGGGCACGTCTACCTCGTATTCGCCAACGGCCGGCCCGCCGATGAACTCCTCGCCATCCTCGAGCAGCGTCTGCGCAATGACCCGGCCACCGAGCGTAGGGTGCTGCGCATGGAACTGGCCAAGATCAACCGGAGCCGCCTGCAGCGCATGCTGGCACCGGCGGGACGTTTCGCCGGCGAGGTCGCCGACGTATGA
- a CDS encoding flavin reductase family protein: protein MGHGDTERRALQNVFGQFASGVTVITCANNDGEPHGATVTAFTAVSLEPRLCQVTLTRKSKACNFLSDAPFAVNILAADQLDIAMHFAGRPANPGPVWADGATAPVLCGSAATISCVPWRSYDGGDHIIFIGEIVDAESSGKSPLLYYRSTFHDLGEPTVNSLWTLSADDPHSGWFDSTTTFTPFHLTGAEQSA from the coding sequence ATGGGACACGGTGACACAGAACGTCGGGCCCTACAGAACGTCTTCGGCCAGTTCGCCAGCGGCGTCACTGTCATCACCTGCGCAAACAATGACGGAGAACCGCACGGCGCAACGGTGACAGCCTTCACCGCCGTATCGCTGGAACCCCGCCTCTGCCAGGTGACGCTGACCCGAAAGTCCAAGGCGTGCAACTTCTTGTCCGACGCGCCGTTCGCGGTGAACATCCTCGCGGCCGATCAGCTCGACATCGCAATGCATTTCGCCGGACGCCCGGCGAACCCTGGCCCGGTCTGGGCCGACGGCGCCACCGCACCGGTCCTGTGCGGATCAGCGGCAACCATCAGCTGCGTGCCGTGGCGCAGCTACGACGGTGGCGACCACATCATCTTCATCGGTGAGATCGTTGATGCCGAGTCCAGCGGAAAGTCACCACTTCTCTACTACCGCAGCACTTTCCACGATCTGGGCGAGCCCACCGTCAATTCCCTGTGGACCCTGAGTGCCGACGACCCGCATTCGGGCTGGTTCGACTCGACGACCACGTTCACACCGTTTCACCTCACCGGCGCCGAACAGTCCGCCTGA
- a CDS encoding DUF5994 family protein: protein MTAGSAPAPTLGPTRLSLAADLSDVIGGAWLPYTDHISTELGGLQSAARERLGTITGIEVNWRNLGRYPGLDSAQGPETLPLMCITAERADVTVLVIPPRTASTLAAELLRQAGGRLWSSTSEHSHLYRGAHRILHRAAAQQRAAHPVPA from the coding sequence ATGACCGCCGGGAGCGCGCCGGCGCCCACCCTGGGCCCGACGCGCCTGAGCCTCGCCGCCGACCTATCCGACGTCATCGGCGGTGCGTGGCTGCCCTACACCGACCACATCTCCACCGAACTCGGCGGACTGCAGTCGGCTGCCCGTGAGCGTCTGGGCACCATCACCGGTATCGAGGTCAACTGGCGCAACCTGGGCCGCTATCCCGGTCTGGACTCCGCGCAGGGACCGGAGACGCTGCCGCTGATGTGCATCACCGCCGAGCGCGCCGACGTGACCGTTCTGGTGATCCCGCCGCGCACGGCGTCGACGCTGGCCGCCGAGTTGCTGCGCCAGGCGGGCGGACGCCTCTGGTCGTCGACCTCGGAGCACAGTCATCTGTATCGCGGCGCGCACCGCATCCTGCATCGGGCCGCCGCACAACAGCGCGCCGCCCACCCCGTGCCGGCCTGA
- a CDS encoding nucleotidyltransferase family protein: MSSREPHAGRGAEASGRVLGVVLAAGAGSRFGMPKILAHQGDWLRSAVAALHDGGCDEVVVAMGAAAVAVPRGASALVVENWADGLSASVSAAIGAARQRAVSANVLLQVVDMPDVGADVVARVLAAAQGRPDALVRAQFDGAPSHPVYLGADHLPGVLAVLRGDVGAQTYLRRRNDVIGVECGDLASGRDRDVE, from the coding sequence ATGTCGTCGCGTGAACCGCATGCGGGCCGGGGTGCCGAAGCGTCCGGACGGGTACTGGGAGTGGTGCTCGCCGCCGGTGCCGGAAGCCGCTTCGGGATGCCGAAAATCCTTGCACATCAAGGAGACTGGCTGCGCTCGGCAGTGGCGGCACTGCACGACGGCGGGTGTGACGAGGTCGTCGTGGCGATGGGGGCCGCCGCGGTCGCCGTTCCGCGTGGCGCGAGTGCGCTGGTGGTCGAGAACTGGGCGGACGGATTGAGTGCCTCGGTGTCGGCAGCCATCGGAGCGGCACGTCAGCGGGCGGTGAGCGCCAATGTTCTTTTACAGGTTGTTGACATGCCCGATGTGGGAGCCGATGTGGTCGCACGTGTCCTGGCCGCCGCGCAGGGTCGTCCCGATGCGCTGGTGCGTGCGCAATTCGACGGCGCGCCATCCCATCCGGTCTACCTCGGTGCCGACCATCTACCGGGGGTTCTCGCGGTGCTACGCGGCGACGTGGGCGCGCAGACGTACCTGCGCCGACGCAACGACGTAATCGGCGTCGAGTGCGGGGATCTGGCGAGTGGGCGTGATCGCGACGTGGAGTGA
- a CDS encoding AraC family transcriptional regulator, translating into MGQVERLSIPGDPEWEAASAAVSDAYFPHTLDPREAGSTAFDADVAVTMLGPLRIARIGWGAEVAIHTEHPGAYGINVPLGGVLETRVGGNAVVSTNGLATVNPPDTPAEITRWSSTCTIVGVKIDRDFLQHELCRVTGRPDATIPDQLDLHSPEGASWFRLVQSIAGQPTDDPLLANPLIAQQLAGSLTDAFLLAAVPDDPADLSRLQPRIVTRVLDALRADPARPWSAADMADVAGVSVRRLQEGFREYVGRTPRECLTEIRLAAVHADLTSGAVASVTDAAMKWGFTHTGRFAAAFRTKYGVAPSQVLREA; encoded by the coding sequence ATGGGCCAGGTCGAGCGGCTTTCCATTCCGGGGGATCCGGAGTGGGAAGCGGCGTCGGCAGCGGTTTCCGACGCCTACTTTCCGCATACGCTGGATCCGCGGGAGGCGGGTAGTACGGCGTTCGACGCCGATGTGGCGGTTACCATGCTCGGGCCGCTGCGCATCGCGCGGATCGGCTGGGGGGCGGAGGTGGCTATCCACACCGAGCATCCGGGCGCCTACGGCATCAACGTCCCGCTCGGGGGTGTGCTGGAAACCCGGGTCGGCGGTAATGCGGTGGTCTCCACCAACGGGCTGGCCACGGTGAACCCGCCGGACACCCCGGCCGAGATCACACGGTGGTCGAGTACGTGCACGATTGTGGGCGTCAAGATCGACCGGGATTTTCTGCAGCACGAACTCTGCCGCGTCACGGGGCGACCCGACGCCACCATCCCGGATCAGCTGGATCTGCACTCACCGGAGGGGGCGAGCTGGTTCCGCCTCGTTCAGTCCATCGCGGGTCAGCCGACCGACGACCCGCTCCTGGCCAATCCGCTCATCGCCCAGCAACTCGCCGGGTCGCTGACCGATGCCTTCCTGCTCGCCGCCGTGCCCGACGATCCGGCCGATCTGAGCCGGCTGCAGCCGCGCATCGTGACGCGGGTACTCGACGCGCTACGGGCCGATCCGGCCCGGCCGTGGTCGGCCGCCGACATGGCCGATGTCGCCGGCGTGAGTGTCCGTCGCCTCCAGGAGGGCTTCCGTGAGTACGTCGGACGGACCCCGCGGGAGTGCCTCACCGAGATCCGGCTCGCCGCCGTCCACGCCGACCTGACCTCGGGTGCGGTGGCCTCGGTGACCGATGCGGCGATGAAATGGGGGTTCACCCACACCGGTCGGTTCGCCGCCGCATTCCGCACCAAGTACGGGGTGGCTCCGTCGCAGGTGTTGCGCGAAGCGTGA
- the uraH gene encoding hydroxyisourate hydrolase: MSGLSTHVLDAVTGAPAAGVAVVLQDASGTELSSGVTDSDGRIGQVTTEALVPGIYHLVFDTGNWFADNDITGFYPEVDICFEIDDPDRHHHVPLLLSPFAYSTYRGS, from the coding sequence ATGAGCGGGCTGTCCACCCATGTGCTCGACGCGGTGACGGGCGCTCCGGCGGCCGGCGTCGCCGTGGTCCTGCAGGATGCCAGTGGCACCGAATTGTCTTCGGGCGTCACCGATTCCGATGGCCGGATCGGGCAGGTCACCACCGAGGCACTGGTCCCCGGGATCTATCACCTCGTCTTCGACACCGGGAACTGGTTCGCCGACAACGACATCACCGGTTTCTACCCCGAGGTCGACATCTGTTTCGAGATCGACGACCCCGACCGCCACCATCACGTCCCGCTGCTCCTGAGCCCGTTCGCCTACTCGACGTACCGGGGCAGTTGA
- a CDS encoding 4-hydroxyphenylacetate 3-hydroxylase family protein has protein sequence MTTIERPDTGAPQVNPAADSPANKTENFASRPMTGDEYIESLRDGREIWLHGERVKDVTTHPAFRNPIRMTARLYDSMHDPATKDKVTTATDTGNGGVTMPFFKAPTSSDDLIKERDAIAEWARMTYGWMGRSPDYKASFLGTLHANKDLYAPFEANAERWYRESQEKVLYWNHAIINPPVDRQLPPDEVGDVFMKVEKETDAGLVVSGAKVVATGSAITNYNFIAHYGLPIKKKEFALICTVPMDAPGIKLICRSSYTEQAAVMGSPFDYPLSSRMDENDTIFVFDKVLVPWENVFMYGDVERINAFFPQSGFLPRFTFQGCTRLAVKLDFIAGLLMKALDCTGSGGFRGVQTRVGEVIGWRNLFWTLTDAMAHNPEPWIGDTVIPRLEYGLTYRMFMMQGYPRIKEIIEQDVASGLIYLPSSAADFKSPDVRPYLDKYVRGSNGITAVDRVKVMKALWDSIGSEFGGRHELYERNYSGNHENVKAELLFAAQNRGGVDQMKGLAEQCLSEYDLDGWTVPDLIGNDDVSYFGNK, from the coding sequence ATGACCACCATCGAACGTCCCGACACCGGCGCGCCGCAGGTGAATCCGGCCGCCGACTCGCCGGCGAACAAGACCGAGAACTTCGCATCACGGCCGATGACCGGCGACGAGTACATCGAGTCGCTGCGCGACGGCCGCGAGATCTGGCTGCACGGTGAGCGCGTCAAGGACGTCACCACCCATCCGGCCTTCCGCAACCCGATCCGGATGACCGCCCGGCTCTACGACTCCATGCACGACCCGGCGACCAAGGACAAGGTCACCACCGCGACCGACACCGGCAACGGGGGCGTCACCATGCCCTTCTTCAAGGCTCCGACCAGCTCCGACGATCTCATCAAGGAACGCGACGCGATCGCCGAGTGGGCGCGGATGACCTACGGCTGGATGGGCCGCTCCCCCGACTACAAGGCCAGCTTCCTGGGCACCCTGCACGCCAACAAGGACCTCTACGCACCTTTCGAGGCCAACGCCGAACGATGGTACCGCGAATCCCAGGAGAAGGTCCTCTACTGGAATCACGCCATCATCAATCCGCCCGTCGACCGCCAGCTGCCGCCCGACGAGGTGGGTGACGTCTTCATGAAGGTGGAGAAGGAGACCGACGCCGGCCTGGTGGTTTCCGGCGCCAAGGTGGTCGCCACCGGATCGGCCATCACCAACTACAACTTCATCGCCCACTACGGCCTGCCGATCAAGAAGAAGGAATTCGCCCTCATCTGCACGGTCCCGATGGACGCACCGGGCATCAAACTGATCTGCCGGTCGTCCTACACCGAGCAGGCCGCCGTGATGGGCAGCCCCTTCGACTACCCACTGTCGAGCCGGATGGACGAGAACGACACCATCTTCGTCTTCGACAAGGTGCTCGTGCCGTGGGAGAACGTCTTCATGTACGGCGACGTCGAGCGCATCAACGCGTTCTTCCCGCAGTCCGGCTTCCTGCCCCGCTTCACCTTCCAGGGCTGCACGCGGCTCGCGGTCAAACTCGACTTCATCGCCGGCCTGTTGATGAAGGCCCTCGACTGCACCGGCTCCGGCGGGTTCCGCGGCGTGCAGACCCGCGTCGGTGAGGTCATCGGCTGGCGCAATCTGTTCTGGACGCTCACCGACGCCATGGCCCACAACCCGGAGCCATGGATCGGCGACACCGTGATCCCCCGACTCGAATACGGGCTCACCTACCGCATGTTCATGATGCAGGGCTACCCGCGGATCAAGGAGATCATCGAGCAGGACGTCGCATCGGGTCTGATCTATCTCCCGTCGAGTGCGGCCGATTTCAAGAGCCCCGACGTCCGGCCGTACCTCGACAAGTACGTTCGTGGCTCCAACGGCATCACCGCCGTCGACCGCGTGAAGGTCATGAAGGCACTGTGGGATTCAATCGGCTCCGAGTTCGGTGGCCGCCACGAGCTCTACGAGCGCAACTACTCCGGCAACCACGAGAACGTGAAGGCCGAGTTGCTCTTCGCCGCCCAGAACCGCGGTGGCGTAGATCAGATGAAGGGTCTCGCCGAGCAGTGCCTGTCCGAGTACGACCTCGACGGCTGGACCGTTCCCGACCTCATCGGCAACGACGACGTCAGCTACTTCGGGAACAAGTAG
- a CDS encoding TetR/AcrR family transcriptional regulator produces the protein MTRRGRPPKTSREEIIAATLDVLRERGLARLTTREIASRMGISEGSIFYHFGDRQGLLEAVFSATLHPVLEFKTAPLQAPPTVAELRNGLLAITDNVGAFLDAGLDVLLASQADAELRDDLFAVMAENDHGPHHSITTIANFIRAAQDSGLVDHGADADALAYLLIGSVFLRCTQPRLTGHEKGRVDNEAVVDTVMYALGARADAQS, from the coding sequence GTGACGCGTCGCGGACGACCCCCCAAGACCAGCCGCGAGGAGATCATCGCCGCAACCCTCGACGTGCTGCGCGAACGCGGCCTCGCTCGCCTCACCACCCGCGAGATCGCTTCGCGGATGGGCATTTCCGAAGGCAGCATCTTCTATCACTTCGGCGATCGCCAGGGCCTGCTGGAGGCGGTCTTCTCGGCCACGCTCCACCCCGTGCTGGAGTTCAAGACAGCACCCCTGCAGGCACCGCCGACCGTTGCCGAACTGCGCAACGGCCTGCTCGCCATCACCGACAACGTCGGCGCCTTCCTCGACGCGGGCCTCGATGTCCTGCTCGCCAGCCAGGCCGACGCCGAACTACGCGACGACCTCTTCGCCGTCATGGCCGAGAACGATCACGGCCCCCATCACAGCATCACGACGATCGCCAACTTCATCCGTGCGGCCCAGGACTCGGGTCTCGTCGATCACGGGGCGGACGCCGACGCACTCGCCTACCTGCTGATCGGATCGGTGTTCCTCCGCTGCACCCAGCCCCGGCTGACCGGCCACGAGAAGGGCCGCGTCGACAACGAGGCCGTCGTCGACACCGTCATGTACGCCCTGGGCGCCCGGGCCGATGCCCAGTCCTAG
- a CDS encoding MFS transporter, translating into MSRKWLTLTAVCTGVFMLLLDITIVNVALPDIQADLGASLSGLQWVIDVYALTLAALLLTSGTIADIVGRKVVFATGIVVFTAGSLACGLAPTIEFLVTARAVQGVGGAIMFATSLALLAQAFPPRERGVAFGVFGAVTGVSVAVGPVLGGLLTSGISWHWIFYVNIPVGIAALAVTIWGVDESKAPGVHRIDWLGCVSFSAALAFLVFGLIRSHADGWDSLTVAGSLVLAAVLIVAFVIVERVVAQPMIDASLLRVPTFNGGLVAAWAISASMFSVLTYLVIYLQSIMGYSALEAGLRFLPFSGVVFVAAGVAGRLSDIVPIRWLIAPGFVLVAVGLWLLRGTDPTGGWTQLIPGFVIAGVGTGMINPPLASTAVGVVEQARAGMASGINSTFRQIGIATGVALLGSLLAARYSDVVTDALAGGPLGGRAREIGDSLAAGDVAGVLQSVPGPMRAQVLAEAAQGYVAGLDQILAIAACVALVAAVITAVLIRQRDFHDGDFHEGGADEGLRVIRPEHTEVG; encoded by the coding sequence ATGTCCCGGAAGTGGTTGACCCTGACCGCCGTCTGTACCGGCGTGTTCATGCTGTTGCTCGACATCACCATCGTCAACGTGGCCCTGCCCGACATCCAGGCCGATCTGGGTGCGTCGCTGTCCGGCCTGCAATGGGTGATCGACGTCTACGCACTGACCCTGGCCGCATTGCTGCTCACCTCGGGCACCATCGCCGACATCGTGGGCCGCAAGGTGGTCTTCGCCACCGGCATCGTGGTCTTCACCGCGGGCTCGCTTGCCTGTGGCCTCGCACCCACCATCGAGTTCCTGGTGACGGCCCGCGCTGTGCAGGGGGTGGGCGGGGCGATCATGTTCGCCACCTCGCTCGCCCTTCTGGCACAGGCCTTCCCGCCGCGTGAACGGGGCGTCGCGTTCGGCGTCTTCGGGGCGGTGACCGGGGTATCGGTTGCCGTCGGCCCGGTGCTCGGTGGACTGCTGACCAGTGGCATCTCCTGGCACTGGATCTTCTACGTCAACATCCCGGTGGGGATCGCGGCGCTCGCCGTGACCATCTGGGGTGTCGACGAGTCCAAGGCTCCGGGCGTCCACCGCATCGACTGGCTCGGCTGCGTGAGTTTCAGTGCCGCACTGGCTTTTCTGGTGTTCGGTCTCATCCGCAGCCACGCCGACGGGTGGGATTCGCTCACGGTTGCCGGTTCGCTGGTGTTGGCCGCAGTACTGATCGTGGCCTTCGTCATCGTGGAACGTGTTGTCGCACAACCGATGATCGATGCGTCGTTGCTGCGGGTACCGACCTTCAACGGCGGACTGGTCGCGGCGTGGGCGATCTCGGCGTCGATGTTCTCCGTGCTGACCTACCTGGTCATCTATCTGCAGTCGATCATGGGCTACTCGGCGCTGGAGGCCGGCCTGCGGTTCCTGCCGTTCTCCGGCGTCGTCTTCGTCGCGGCCGGTGTGGCCGGGCGGCTCTCGGACATCGTGCCAATCCGGTGGCTGATCGCACCCGGTTTCGTCCTCGTCGCGGTGGGCCTGTGGCTGCTGCGCGGCACCGACCCGACCGGGGGATGGACGCAACTCATCCCCGGATTCGTCATCGCCGGCGTCGGGACCGGCATGATAAATCCGCCGCTCGCGTCGACCGCGGTGGGCGTCGTGGAACAGGCGCGTGCCGGGATGGCATCGGGCATCAACTCGACCTTCCGGCAGATCGGCATCGCGACCGGCGTCGCCCTGCTGGGCAGCCTGCTCGCGGCGCGGTACTCCGATGTCGTCACCGACGCCCTGGCCGGTGGCCCGCTCGGGGGCCGGGCCCGGGAGATCGGTGATTCGCTGGCGGCCGGTGATGTCGCCGGGGTCCTTCAGTCGGTGCCGGGTCCGATGCGCGCTCAGGTGCTGGCCGAGGCGGCGCAGGGATACGTGGCCGGACTCGATCAGATCCTCGCGATCGCCGCCTGCGTGGCGCTGGTGGCCGCCGTGATCACCGCGGTCCTCATCCGGCAGCGCGACTTCCACGACGGTGACTTCCACGAGGGGGGTGCCGACGAGGGGCTCCGCGTGATCCGGCCGGAACACACCGAAGTGGGTTAG
- a CDS encoding nucleoside/nucleotide kinase family protein has translation MTVESDIAALASASRERVVIGFAGPPGAGKTTLARRVLAHAAETLGPDAVGYLPMDGFHLSDDVLDALGRRDRKGAPDTFDAAGFVALLHRVVAAESDVYAPDFDHTMGEPIAARLVIPASARLVVAEGNYLGLDEPEWNMVRPLLTRLYYVDAETGVRRRRLLTRHIAAGKTPEQAARWIDTVDEPNAARVASTREVADAVIDASTETGTPPAG, from the coding sequence GTGACGGTCGAATCGGACATCGCTGCGCTCGCCTCCGCATCCCGGGAGCGCGTGGTGATCGGCTTCGCCGGTCCGCCCGGGGCAGGCAAGACCACCCTCGCCCGACGGGTGCTCGCCCACGCCGCCGAGACTCTGGGACCGGATGCGGTCGGCTACCTGCCGATGGACGGCTTCCACCTCTCCGACGACGTCCTCGACGCACTCGGTCGCCGGGACCGCAAGGGTGCACCCGACACCTTCGACGCAGCGGGCTTCGTTGCGCTGTTGCACAGAGTCGTCGCCGCCGAATCCGACGTCTACGCACCGGATTTCGATCACACGATGGGTGAACCCATTGCCGCGCGACTGGTCATCCCCGCATCCGCGCGGCTCGTCGTGGCCGAAGGAAACTACCTCGGACTCGATGAACCGGAGTGGAACATGGTGCGCCCGTTGCTGACCCGCCTCTATTACGTCGACGCCGAGACCGGGGTCCGCCGTCGGCGACTGCTCACCCGCCACATCGCCGCCGGCAAGACTCCCGAGCAGGCGGCGCGGTGGATCGACACCGTCGACGAGCCGAACGCCGCGCGCGTCGCGTCCACCCGGGAAGTCGCAGACGCCGTGATCGACGCGTCAACCGAGACCGGCACCCCACCCGCCGGTTGA